The Glycine soja cultivar W05 chromosome 6, ASM419377v2, whole genome shotgun sequence genome has a window encoding:
- the LOC114415771 gene encoding zinc finger CCCH domain-containing protein 38-like isoform X2 has product MFLPGQDFNQNAESFNPLHSSSCQVVGQTQVAAPILPSQGGIVDGMLKQEVSTEKKYTTEPNIMDAGLLQVSSRDPPPTENVVGKEQLAQLTNLSASLAHILGTGQQLPQLYAALNSHDAKGTSSLAKAEVLAMPLSNTLIRPDPAVGLLKQYDPMCDSVEPKSAVASSGVTPAIPPCKKVAEDVVEISSQSNTARQNCGNSSKSAGSEELVKSDPLILLQPGQNIGVNKDDNKEVLPEERQKSKDDPKNTKESGPLENMEQTDGPDEAKKTKGMKGSRAFKFALVEFVKELLKPTWKDGQITKDDYKTIVKKVVDKVTGSMQGANIPQTQEKIDHYLSFSKPKLNKLVQAYVEKVQKA; this is encoded by the exons ATGTTTCTTCCAGGACAAGATTTTAATCAGAATGCAGAGAGTTTTAATCCTTTGCATTCTTCAAGCTGCCAAGTAGTTGGACAAACTCAAGTAGCAGCTCCCATTCTACCTTCACAGGGTGGAATTGTTGATGGTATGCTGAAACAGGAAGTCTCTACTGAGAAAAAATACACTACTGAACCAAATATCATGGATGCTGGCTTATTACAAGTTAGTTCAAGAGATCCTCCTCCAACTGAGAACGTGGTAGGCAAAGAACAGCTTGCTCAGCTTACCAATCTCTCAGCCTCACTGGCTCATATCCTTGGAACAGGGCAACAGCTGCCACAACTTTATGCTGCTTTAAATTCTCATGATGCAAAGGGCACATCCTCCCTAGCAAAGGCTGAGGTGCTTGCTATGCCTCTTTCCAACACACTCATCAGGCCAGATCCTGCTGTTGGACTCCTGAAGCAGTATGATCCAATGTGTGACAGTGTTGAGCCAAAGAGTGCTGTTGCAAGTAGTGGGGTAACCCCAGCCATTCCCCCATGTAAAAAAGTTGCAGAAGATGTAGTGGAAATTTCATCACAGTCCAACACAGCAAGACAAAATTGTGGCAATTCTTCCAAGTCTGCTGGCTCAGAAGAACTTGTCAAGAGTGATCCTCTAATCCTGTTGCAGCCAGGTCAAAACATTGGGGTTAATAAAGATGATAACAAGGAAGTGTTACCTGAGGAAAGGCAAAAATCTAAAGATGATCCTAAAAATACCAAAGAGAGTGGTCCTTTGGAAAACATGGAGCAAACTGATGGTCCTGATGAGGCAAAGAAAACAAAGGGAATGAAGGGGAGTCGTGCATTTAAATTTGCATTGGTCGAGTTTGTTAAGGAGCTTCTGAAACCAACATGGAAAGATGGTCAAATCACCAAAGATGATTATAAAACAATTGTGAAGAAAGTTGTTGATAAAGTAACTGGTTCCATGCAGGGGGCCAATATTCCTCAGACACAGGAGAAAATTGACCACTATTTGTCATTTTCAAAAccaaagcttaacaaacttgtACAG GCGTATGTGGAAAAGGTTCAGAAGGCTTAG
- the LOC114415771 gene encoding zinc finger CCCH domain-containing protein 38-like isoform X1 gives MSGSGKKRSSKWDLRDNPDFSPDDGKQLRSGWSSAGDKLKHFSGGRGSNKDNIMNKDYRVLDSTMEWDEDESYDHKMSPGLDAWKHKRHNSQSPKNGWSRSVSRSSRSRSPPHGFRWDSGVNDRSRMRAGGSTQPCRDFAAGKCRRGSHCHFLHDNQNHEDGWEDKYREDGAPRYSAPREGRDYSLKSGRSDEACINFPKGRCRMGASCKFVHHNNSDGHSKVSVDGLTREREIDRRHRDSSFEQGSGHGPNRGDTLCKFFANESCRNGKYCRFSHDRQACRSHNRRLRDDRWASNPGGDYHMLDRPKLSDSVSPNRRPRGDRWGSDGNKADADKVWDSPERNDTVAVSDTAKLVEDKSENVVAAEQGFTPLAMRDGWGHSLDKSRVHSKQPFSSDKKEADSWIAGNAANMHGSQSVGTDIWLGDDAKMSPDWDYRVRSSSCIEEKHEQNKHGITQGFMYLATSEHDRIQIAPGQDFNQNAESFNPLHSSSCQVVGQTQVAAPILPSQGGIVDGMLKQEVSTEKKYTTEPNIMDAGLLQVSSRDPPPTENVVGKEQLAQLTNLSASLAHILGTGQQLPQLYAALNSHDAKGTSSLAKAEVLAMPLSNTLIRPDPAVGLLKQYDPMCDSVEPKSAVASSGVTPAIPPCKKVAEDVVEISSQSNTARQNCGNSSKSAGSEELVKSDPLILLQPGQNIGVNKDDNKEVLPEERQKSKDDPKNTKESGPLENMEQTDGPDEAKKTKGMKGSRAFKFALVEFVKELLKPTWKDGQITKDDYKTIVKKVVDKVTGSMQGANIPQTQEKIDHYLSFSKPKLNKLVQAYVEKVQKA, from the exons ATGAGTGGAAGTGGCAAAAAGCGCTCTTCAAAGTGGGATTTGAGAGACAATCCTGATTTTTCTCCTGATGATGGTAAGCAATTGCGGTCTGGGTGGTCCTCTGCAGGTGATAAATTAAAGCATTTTTCTGGAGGCAGAGGATCAAATAAGGATAATATTATGAATAAAGATTATAGAGTTTTGGATTCAACAATGGAATGGGATGAGgatgaaagttatgaccataaaATGTCTCCTGGGTTGGATGCATGGAAACATAAGAGACATAATAGTCAATCCCCCAAAAATGGTTGGAGCAGGTCGGTCAGCAG GAGTAGTCGAAGCAGGAGCCCTCCTCATGGTTTTAGGTGGGATTCGGGAGTCAATGACAGAAGTAGAATGCGGGCTGGAGGATCGACACAACCATGTAGAGATTTTGCTGCTGGTAAATGCAGAAGAGGCAGTCactgtcattttcttcatgataATCAAAATCACGAGGATGGTTGGGAAGATAAGTACAGGGAAGATGGAGCTCCCAGATATTCTGCTCCCCGCGAGGGTAGAGACTATTCTCTTAAGAGCGGTAGATCTGATGAAGCTTGTATTAATTTTCCAAAAGGAAGGTGTAGAATGGGAGCATCATGCAAGTTTGTGCATCATAACAATTCTGATGGGCACAGTAAAGTTTCTGTGGATGGATTAACTAGAGAGAGGGAAATTGATAGAAGGCACAGAGACAGTTCTTTTGAGCAGGGTAGCGGGCATGGACCAAACCGTGGTGATACTCTTTGCAAATTTTTTGCTAATGAAAGTTGTCGTAATGGTAAATATTGTAGGTTTTCTCATGACAGGCAAGCATGTAGAAGCCATAATAGAAGATTAAGAGATGATAGGTGGGCAAGCAATCCTGGAGGAGATTATCATATGCTGGATAGACCGAAATTGAGTGATTCAGTTAGTCCAAATAGAAGGCCAAGGGGTGATAGGTGGGGTTCTGATGGTAACAAGGCTGATGCAGATAAAGTTTGGGACAGTCCAGAGCGGAATGATACAGTGGCTGTCTCTGATACAGCAAAGCTGGTTGAGGACAAAAGTGAAAATGTGGTTGCCGCTGAGCAAGGATTCACTCCTTTGGCTATGAGGGATGGATGGGGTCATAGTTTGGATAAAAGCAGAGTGCATAGTAAACAGCCATTTTCAAGTGATAAGAAGGAAGCTGACAGTTGGATAGCAGGAAATGCTGCCAACATGCACGGTTCCCAGTCAGTAGGTACAGACATTTGGTTGGGTGATGATGCAAAAATGTCTCCTGATTGGGATTACAGGGTGAGATCTTCCAGCTGTATTGAAGAAAAGCATGAACAAAATAAGCATGGGATAACGCAGGGTTTTATGTATTTAGCCACCTCTGAACATGACAGAATACAAATTGCTCCAG GACAAGATTTTAATCAGAATGCAGAGAGTTTTAATCCTTTGCATTCTTCAAGCTGCCAAGTAGTTGGACAAACTCAAGTAGCAGCTCCCATTCTACCTTCACAGGGTGGAATTGTTGATGGTATGCTGAAACAGGAAGTCTCTACTGAGAAAAAATACACTACTGAACCAAATATCATGGATGCTGGCTTATTACAAGTTAGTTCAAGAGATCCTCCTCCAACTGAGAACGTGGTAGGCAAAGAACAGCTTGCTCAGCTTACCAATCTCTCAGCCTCACTGGCTCATATCCTTGGAACAGGGCAACAGCTGCCACAACTTTATGCTGCTTTAAATTCTCATGATGCAAAGGGCACATCCTCCCTAGCAAAGGCTGAGGTGCTTGCTATGCCTCTTTCCAACACACTCATCAGGCCAGATCCTGCTGTTGGACTCCTGAAGCAGTATGATCCAATGTGTGACAGTGTTGAGCCAAAGAGTGCTGTTGCAAGTAGTGGGGTAACCCCAGCCATTCCCCCATGTAAAAAAGTTGCAGAAGATGTAGTGGAAATTTCATCACAGTCCAACACAGCAAGACAAAATTGTGGCAATTCTTCCAAGTCTGCTGGCTCAGAAGAACTTGTCAAGAGTGATCCTCTAATCCTGTTGCAGCCAGGTCAAAACATTGGGGTTAATAAAGATGATAACAAGGAAGTGTTACCTGAGGAAAGGCAAAAATCTAAAGATGATCCTAAAAATACCAAAGAGAGTGGTCCTTTGGAAAACATGGAGCAAACTGATGGTCCTGATGAGGCAAAGAAAACAAAGGGAATGAAGGGGAGTCGTGCATTTAAATTTGCATTGGTCGAGTTTGTTAAGGAGCTTCTGAAACCAACATGGAAAGATGGTCAAATCACCAAAGATGATTATAAAACAATTGTGAAGAAAGTTGTTGATAAAGTAACTGGTTCCATGCAGGGGGCCAATATTCCTCAGACACAGGAGAAAATTGACCACTATTTGTCATTTTCAAAAccaaagcttaacaaacttgtACAG GCGTATGTGGAAAAGGTTCAGAAGGCTTAG
- the LOC114415770 gene encoding probable pectinesterase/pectinesterase inhibitor 51: MRKPTKPTFLHFPISILRSSFLLLLISMASIFTLFLIFFFLHHPHSAVAQIHQACKATRFPLQCHSSLLPNLPSNPTPLQIIHSALTTSTSNLLLARSKVQSIVDASPDNHTRSTAAKSCLQVLHYSHHRTSLAASALPRGATKHARAWMSASLGYQYGCWNGLKYINHTSLVAQTMSFLDSLTILSSNALSMIVSYDRFGNDTASWRPPMTERDGFWEPSVTEGFGVGPAVPSKLTADVTVCKGKGKGEGRYYETVQEAVNAAPDEGEKRFVIYIKEGVYEERVRVPLKKRNVVFLGDGMGKTVITGSANVGQPGMTTYNSATVGVAGDGFIAKDLTIQNTAGANAHQAVAFRSDSDLSVIENCEFIGNQDTLYAHSLRQFYRSCRIIGNVDFIFGNSAAIFQDCEILVRPRQARPEKGENNAITAHGRTDPAQSTGFVFQNCMVNGTEEYMALYYSKPKVHKNYLGRPWKEYSRTVFIHSFFEALITPQGWMPWSGDFALKTLYYGEFQNSGPGSNLTQRVPWSNQVPAEHVFSYSVQSFIQGDDWNHHLS, encoded by the exons ATGAGAAAACCCACTAAACCCACATTTCTCCATTTCCCAATCTCAATTCTCAGATCCAGcttcctcctccttctcatctCCATGGCCTCCATTTTCACCCTcttcctcatcttcttcttcctccaccacccTCACTCCGCCGTGGCTCAGATCCACCAAGCCTGCAAAGCCACGCGCTTCCCTCTCCAATGCCACTCCTCCCTCCTCCCCAACCTCCCCTCCAACCCCACCCCCCTCCAAATCATCCATTCCGCCCTCACAACCTCCACCTCCAACCTCCTCCTCGCGCGATCCAAGGTGCAGTCCATCGTCGACGCCTCCCCGGACAACCACACCCGCTCCACCGCCGCAAAGAGCTGCCTCCAGGTCCTCCACTACTCCCACCACCGCACCTCCCTCGCCGCCTCCGCCCTCCCCCGCGGCGCCACCAAACACGCCCGCGCCTGGATGAGCGCCTCCCTCGGCTACCAATACGGCTGCTGGAACGGCCTCAAGTACATCAATCACACCTCCCTCGTCGCCCAAACGATGTCGTTCCTCGACTCTCTCACCATTCTCTCCAGCAACGCGCTCAGCATGATCGTCTCCTACGACAGATTCGGAAACGACACCGCGTCTTGGAGGCCGCCCATGACGGAGCGCGACGGGTTCTGGGAGCCATCTGTTACGGAGGGATTCGGGGTGGGACCCGCGGTGCCGTCAAAGTTGACGGCGGACGTTACGGTGTGTAAGGGGAAGGGGAAGGGTGAGGGGCGTTATTACGAGACGGTGCAGGAAGCGGTTAATGCGGCGCCGGATGAGGGGGAAAAGAGGTTTgtgatatatataaaagaagggGTTTATGAAGAGAGGGTGAGGGTTCCGTTGAAGAAGAGGAATGTGGTGTTCTTGGGAGATGGCATGGGCAAAACTGTCATTACGGGATCAGCTAACGTGGGCCAGCCCGGGATGACAACCTACAACTCTGCAACAGTAG GGGTTGCTGGGGATGGATTTATAGCAAAGGATCTCACAATCCAAAATACAGCCGGTGCTAATGCTCACCAAGCAGTGGCCTTCAGATCAGACAGTGATCTTTCTGTCATTGAGAACTGTGAATTCATTGGCAATCAAGATACTCTTTATGCTCATTCCCTGCGCCAATTTTATAGATCTTGCCGCATAATTGGCAACGTGGACTTCATCTTCGGAAACTCTGCAGCAATCTTCCAAGACTGCGAAATCCTAGTCCGCCCCAGGCAAGCCAGACCAGAGAAGGGAGAGAACAACGCAATTACCGCACATGGCAGGACAGACCCTGCTCAGTCAACAGGGTTTGTTTTCCAGAACTGCATGGTTAATGGTACCGAGGAATACATGGCATTGTATTATAGCAAGCCTAAAGTTCACAAGAACTATCTGGGGAGGCCATGGAAGGAGTATTCTAGAACAGTTTTCATCCATTCATTCTTCGAAGCCCTTATCACACCACAGGGCTGGATGCCATGGAGTGGGGATTTTGCACTGAAAACACTTTATTATGGGGAGTTCCAGAACTCAGGACCTGGTTCTAATCTGACTCAGAGGGTGCCCTGGAGTAACCAGGTCCCAGCCGAGCATGTGTTCTCGTATTCAGTGCAGAGTTTCATTCAAGGAGATGATTGGAATCATCATCTCAGTTAG